Proteins found in one candidate division TA06 bacterium genomic segment:
- a CDS encoding HD-GYP domain-containing protein, producing the protein MIKILLYDTALTEWPLFDETLPSANYDLIKLGTFCEAHTALLTGHYDVLLLRVGREQTRQIWNLITDYQSVTPLGPVVLIYDEITVDSLNHALYYGVRDCLKFSDISTTLGFSVGMTLDRCRDLQARIAGLEKQRFEEQIDRLQNALSHELNNIFSLQDDLNNSGQQLLSVLVNALEIADPYVRGHSQRVAALAKKIAGRMNQGYLMSHGIFELAGLETAALLHDIGKLGIPDSILNKRKKLSEAEWKLIKRHPVMGADIVANIGHLNDIAPDIRSHHERWDGTGYPQGLKGQDIPIKARILSLADAFDAMVSPRIYRETRLLPEAVDEIKKGAGTQFDPQVVEGLLWVAGDK; encoded by the coding sequence ATGATCAAGATCCTTTTATATGATACGGCCCTTACAGAGTGGCCTTTGTTCGATGAAACACTTCCTTCAGCGAATTACGATCTCATCAAGCTCGGGACATTCTGCGAGGCGCACACCGCCTTGCTAACCGGCCATTATGACGTGTTGCTGCTGCGGGTGGGAAGGGAACAAACCCGGCAGATATGGAATCTGATAACCGATTACCAAAGCGTTACTCCCCTGGGTCCGGTGGTGCTGATCTACGATGAGATAACTGTTGACTCTTTGAACCACGCCCTATATTACGGGGTAAGGGATTGTCTGAAATTCAGCGACATCAGCACCACCCTGGGTTTCTCGGTCGGGATGACCCTGGACCGGTGCCGCGACCTGCAGGCCCGGATAGCCGGTCTGGAAAAACAGCGGTTCGAGGAACAGATCGACCGTCTGCAGAACGCCCTCTCACACGAGCTCAATAACATCTTTTCACTGCAGGATGATCTGAATAATTCAGGACAGCAGCTGTTGAGTGTACTGGTGAACGCCCTGGAGATAGCCGATCCCTATGTGCGGGGGCATTCCCAGCGGGTGGCCGCCCTGGCAAAGAAGATAGCCGGGCGGATGAACCAAGGCTACCTGATGTCACATGGGATCTTCGAGCTGGCCGGGCTGGAGACGGCGGCCCTGCTTCATGACATCGGCAAGCTGGGTATACCAGACAGTATTCTCAACAAACGGAAAAAACTTTCCGAGGCCGAATGGAAGCTGATCAAAAGACACCCGGTCATGGGGGCCGATATCGTGGCCAATATCGGGCATCTTAACGACATCGCCCCGGACATCAGGTCGCATCACGAACGGTGGGACGGAACCGGTTATCCCCAGGGCCTTAAGGGCCAGGATATCCCCATCAAGGCCAGAATACTTTCCCTGGCCGATGCCTTTGACGCCATGGTTTCGCCCAGAATTTACCGGGAGACCAGGCTGCTGCCGGAAGCAGTGGATGAGATAAAAAAAGGCGCCGGGACTCAGTTCGATCCCCAGGTGGTGGAGGGATTGCTTTGGGTGGCCGGGGAT